The Marinitoga hydrogenitolerans DSM 16785 genome includes the window ATGTGCCATCTTTTTTCTGTTTTGGTCTTAATTTATTTTGATATGAATATTTTAATATTAATATAATCTTATTTTTCATTAGATCCCCCCTATAATTCCTTTATTATATCATCTAATTCCCCAGCACCTGTTAATTCAAGGAATAAATCTTCAAGTGTTTGTTTTTCACCAGTTTTTGATAGGCTTTTTAATTCTTCCAATGTTCCTTCAGCTATTAAATTACCACTTGATATTATACCAATTCTATCACACATTTTTTCTGCAATCTCAAGAATATGTGTTGTCATAAATATTGTTGCACCTTCATGAGCGTATTTTTCTATTAGCATTTTTAATATTTTTGCAGATTTTGCATCGAGGCCAACTGTAGGTTCATCTAAAAATATAACTTTTGGTTTTCGCATTAATACAGAAGCAACCATTAACTTTTGTTTCATTCCATGAGAATAATCTCCAATAAAAGAATCAAGATAATCAATTTCAAAGGCATCACAGATTTCATCAAGCCTTTTTTTTGCATCATCTTTTCTGACTTCATATATATCCATAATAAATTCAATAAATTCCGATCCTTTTAAGTTTTCATACATTTTTGGTTCGTCAGGAACTACTCCGATATTAGCTTTGATTTTAATTTCATGTGTTTTCATATTCATTCCAAGAATTTCGATATTTCCATCTGAAGGTTGTAATGTTCCGGTTAGCATCCTTATAGTAGTGGTTTTTCCTGCACCATTTGGGCCTAAAAAACCATAGATTTCTCCGGGTTTGATATCAAGGTTTATGTTATTTACCGCAGTGAAATCCCCAAATTTCCTCACCAAATTCCTTGCTTTAATCATAAGTTGCACCTCCGTTTAAAAATTGAATTTATTTTTTATATAATTTAAATGGCTTCTGCCAATTTTCAGTTCAGTTCCATTATCAAGTTCTAAAATATAATCCCGAACAAAAAATTTTTTAAATTTTTTTATATGTTCAATTGAGACAATATAACTTTTGTGTATTCTAATAAATTTTTCCGGGTCTAATTTCATTTCTAAATTTTTTAAAGTATCATCATAGTAATATTCCTGATTTTTTGTACATAAAAAAACATATTTATCCTCTGCCTTGAAGTAATATACATCAGTTTCTGGAATTATTAATATAATATCTCTGTCTTTTACCGAAAATTTATTTATGTATTGTATATTAATATTATCTAATATTTTTTTAGTTAATAACTTTTTTCTTTCCGTTGTTCTATCTATAGCTATTTTTAATCGTTTTAAATCAAAAGGTTTTAGTAAATAATCTATAGCATTTTCTTCAAAAGCTTTTATAGCATATTCTTGATATGCCGTTATAAAAATCACAAGTGGTTCATAAGATAAATTTTTTAAAATTTCAAAACCACTTTTTTCTGGTAGATTAATATCAAGAAATAATAGATCAGGTCTTTTTTCTTCTATTAAATCAATGGCTTCGTCACCATTTTTGCTTTCACCTATTATTTCAATGCTTTCAAAATTTTCCAGCATTTTTTTTAATCTATTTAAAGCTCTCTCTTCATCCTCGATTATAATACATTTAATCATCATATTTCCCCCATATTTTGTATTGATATAATAACTTTTATACCTGATGGATTATTTTGATATATATTAAAATTAGCATTATTTTTATATATAAGATTTAGTCTATTGATAACACTTGAAATGCCAAAGCCATATCTTATATTTTCAACTTTTCCTATACCATTATCAGATATTTCTATTATAAATAAAGTGTTTTTTAGATGTATATTTATATTTATAAAACCGCCATTTTTTTTTGGAGCAATGCCATGGATTATGGCATTTTCCACCAAAGGTTCTATAATTAGTGTAGGAATTTTATAATTTAAAGTTTTTTTATCAATGTTTATATAATATTTTAATCTATCTCCAAGTCTCACTTTTTCAATTTCTAGATATTTTGTTACTATATTTAATTCATCTTCAACAGTACAAAAATCTTTGTCTGAAGAGTATAATATTTTTCTATATATGTCTGAAAGATTTATAATAATTTGTTCAACTTTTTCAGGAGATTCATATGCCAGATCTATTATAGCATTCAATGTATTAAAAAGAAAATGTGGGTTTAATTTAGCCCTAAGCGCTATTAATTCTGATTTTAACTTTTCGCTTTTTAATTTTTCGTTTTCAATGATTTTAATTCTGAGTTTTCTATATATTAAAATTATTGATACAATTAAAAAAATAAGTATAATATTAACAATTAAAAATAAGTATTTATATGAAGGGGAAAGATTAAATGATAATAAATTTGACATAATATATTCTGAAATAACTATACCAGAAAAAAAACTAAAAATCAAAATTAAAAATTGTAAAATTTTTCTTAAAAATTGTATTTCAATTTTTATAAACGAATACAATAATTTTTCCAGTAAAAAATATATTATTCCAATTGAATTAGAAAAAATTTCGGCAATTATTAATCCATGCCAGAAATTAAAATAAGGAGAAAAAATATATATGAGAATTAATATAAATATAGAACTTATCTGATTTTCTACTAAAATAATGTGCAATTTTTTATTTTTCATAATATATCAACCTATAATAATTTGGATATTCTTTTAATTTTTTTAATAAAGATTTTGCTTTTTCTTTATTATCAAATTCATATATCCGGTATAATTTATACAATACTTCACCAAAGTCAAATTTATTTTTGAAATCATCATTCACTCTAATATAAATATATTCAAAATCATTAATAAAAATTTTTCTCGCAAAGTCATATGATAAAATTTCAAATGCGGTTTTTCCTCTTATATATCGATATATGAGGTTGTCAAAATTCTCTTTGACAACCTCTTTCATTTCCAGCATTCCACTATAAAGATAATAATATTTTAAAGGTAAAAACCATTCATGTTTTGCTTTTTTAACCAACACACTCCCATGGATTATTTTATTTAATCCATTTTTACTCGATTCTGTAGTATTTAATATCTTATTTAATTCAGCCTTATTTAATTTATCAAAATTATTCAGATAGTAATTTAATATATTTTCTGAAAATACGTATGAAGAAAGTAAAAGTAATATAATTATAATCCGTTTTTTCATTAGAACCCCCAGATAATTCCCGCTCCAAATGAATAATAGTAGTTATAATTAGGCACATTATCCGTTATTTGATATTCTCCTTCAATTTTCCAGTTTTCGGGTGAATAATTATATGTGAATTTACCTTCTATTACAACACTTAAGAATTCCATTAGGTTTAAATAAATTTTAGCTCTTGGGGAAATAGAAACTTCTTCTCTTTTTAATTGTACCACATATGGAACAGAATCAATATTATTTACAATATCATCAATAGATTTTCCATTTCTTGATTCATCAACTTTTTTACTTACAATAGTTTCTCCGCCACCCAGGCCAATTCCAACATCAATATTTATTATGTTTAAATTAATTTGTTTTCCGAAAGTGAAATATCCTTGAGAAACATATAATTTATAATTTCCGTTTGTAGTTTCACCACTATAACCTTCTCCACCAAAGTAAGAACCGCCTGGTATTATACCAAAACCGCCACCACCTTGTAAAATTAATTCATCGAAAGATAAATAATCTTTTAAAGGGTTAATCTGTTTTACCTGATCTTTAGGAATGTAATTAAGTATATATCCACCGCCACCAAAATTAATTGAAAATATTGAAACAGAAAATACCAGAGTAAAAATTAAAATCATTTTTTTCATAATATACACCTCCTCAATATTTTATAATTTGAATATTTTTATTTGAATTTATCTTACCAGTATTATTTTTATTCATTTTTACTGTTATATTTTCTGAAATAGAATTTATTTTAATATTTCTGGAATCATTCCATGTATCCAGAAAAAAGATATTGCCACTTATAGATATGCTATCAAGATTTATATTTTTTAACATTTTAGCCTTTATGTCTATAATCAGCGAAACACTATCAACATTTAAATTTTTTGCAAAAATATTTCCATTGATCCTTATACTTGTTCCATCAATATTTAGAGTATTTCCAATAAAGGTGAATGTATTTTTTAGTATAATATTAGTTCCAGATATTTCTGCAATATTACTATTTACATTGCCATTTAACGTTATATTTAATCCGTTTATTTCAATATTTTCATATGTATATTTAGTTCCAATAATTATTTCGAGATATCTATTTCTACTTCCGCTATTTAAAATTAATTCTTTATCTCTTTTTTTAATTAATATTTTAGATGGATAATATATTTGCGTGGCTTCAGGATCGAATTTTATATTTACATTTAAACCAGTAATTTTTATTTCTTTAATATCTTTTAAATTCATGGTTTTATCTGGTATTAGCGAATAATCGTTAATGCTATATTCTGTAATTTGAAGTGCCATTAAAATAAAAACGATTCCAACTAAAGGAATAAAATACCAATATTCTCTCATATTATCACCTCCCATATCTATAATAACTCTGATAAAAAATCATTCAAAATACTTTTTGATAATATGTCATATAAATTGATATATTGTCAATAAAGTAAAAAGCAGTTCCAAATCGGAACTGCTTTTTACTTTATTTTATTTTCAATAATTTTTTTAAAAACACTTCATTCTCTGCACTTTCAAAAGGATTACCTGTAAATATTACATAGTTTTTATTAAGAATAAATCCTCTTTCTTTACCTTTAAATAATATTTTAAATCCATTATTAAAGTATAATTTATTTAATATTTTATTATTAAATTTTTCAGTTGTTATCTCATATTTAGTTGGAATTAAATTTAATAAATTCTCATTAATTTCATCTAGAACTATTCCAATCCTTTTATTTTTAGATAATTCAACAATTTTATTATACATAATTTCATCTTTTAAAGCACTTGAGGATATCAAAATAATATAAGAATTTTCTGAAAGGTTATTTTTAATTGTATATTTTCCCTTAAAAATTTCCGGATTAATATCTATAGCTGATATAATTATTTTATCTTTTAAAATAATATCATTTTCATACCATAATAAGTTATTAATATAGATTTTTAAATTTATTTTGTCTTTATCAGGGGTTTTTAACATTGTATTTATCATCCTTTTCTCAAAAGAAGATAAATTAATTTTATTATCATATTTTAATGAATCATCTATATATATTTTTATATCAGCACTGGATTTTTTATTAAGAACGTTATATAAATAAAAATTATAATTATTTCCTGAATTTTTATACATAACAGTTTTTGGCAAGTCAAAAAGCCTTATACCATCTTTCGATTCATACCATATCGCTGTAGAAACTACCTTATCTCCATCTTCTTGTTCTAAACTTGCAAAAACAAAGAAATATGGTGAATCTATAGGAATTTCAATTTCTTTTTCAAATTCAAAAGGTAAATTATCAAAAACATATAAATTATTTGGTGTATAAATTTTTAACTTTTTCACATTTTCTTTATCAGGATCTTTATAATAAACATTTAATTTTATATTTTCAGGTATAGAGTTATAATAATATATGTCACCCATCATAGCTTTATTTGTTTCAATCCAAAGTTTAACATTTTTATCTTCAGTTCCATATGTTTTTCTATTGAAAAAAGAATTTAATATTTCTTTTTTTGTCCTTGATTTTACCCATAATGCCGTTCTTGAATCATTTCCTGTCCCCCAATTGGCAGCATGATTGTCTTGACCAACTGTTGCTCCCACATGCCAACCTTTTTTTAATGCTAAAATATAATTAGAAAACATTTCATCATTTATTGTATCATTTTTCGACCAGCTTCCATTTCCTACTTCAATTAAATTTATATATTGATCAACTTCAGGATAATATTCAAAATTTTTGAATATACCAAACATAGAAATCGGATGATTAAATTGAGCTACTGCTTTTTCGTTAACCAGCCAGTTATAAAACTCTTCTGTAGTTGTTTTAACATTTCGACTAGTCCACGTATTTGCTTGAAAAACATTTATATGACCACTACCTGATGTCCATTCAAAACCGGCTAATGCTACAAAATTTTTTGTTGTTTCTTTTTCAGCCATTTCTTTCATAACTTCAAATTTATCCCGGTTGTTATATTTAGCCTCAAAATAATAAGCGTGGTCTGTAACTGCTAAGAAATCAATATTTGCAACATCCCTCGCATATTTATATGCATCCTCTGGTATTGTTCCTGGTTCTCCATCAGAAAATGATGTATGAGAATGTGGATTACCAAATAATAGTATTAAGTCATTTGGAAAAGAGAAAATTAATATAGAATTGATAATCAAAAAAATTAAAACATAGTATCTTTTCATTTTTCCACCTTCCTTTTGCAAAATAATTATAACCTTATATTATATCATAAAATAACAAAAAACCTCCAAAAACCGGAGGTTTTTTGTTATTTATCAAACGACCAACTTTCCTGTTGCCACCAGAATAATAACAACAACAGAAACACTCCACATTATCCCGTATATAGTTTTTTGCATTCCTGACAACATTTCTCCTTTTTCTCTTTTAGCTACTGGATAAGCAAAAATTCCAAATGAATAAATTACCAATGCCGTTATAATATAAATCCAACCAACTGCATATATTACCCATGCTGTATAAATAACTGCAATCCATCCAAAGAACTTATATAAACCACTGTTCTCTTCACGGGCAATTTTTACACCAAATATCGCTGAAAAAAGATACGGTAACAATATTGTTGTTGTTGCTATATAGAAAATTGTATTATATACATTTTGTAATGTATCTGATAATAATGACAATAAGAAAATTTGAGTAATTATATTTGTTACTGTTAAAGAAAATACTGGTGTTGCATGTTCATTTTGTTCTGAAAATTTTTTAGGGAATACATTATCTTTAACCGCAGCAATATAAGGGATTTCTGCTGTTAATAATAACCAACTTAATAAAGCACCAAATACAGAAAATAAAAATCCAAAATCTAAAATATATTGGCCAGGTTTTCCTATTATTTTGCTCAAAACTGTTCCAAGTGGTGATGTTGAATCGACTAATTCACTTGGTGGAACAACTCCCATTGTAAATACGGAAACCGATATATATATTACTAATGTAATTAAAAATCCTATTACAGTTGCTTTACCTACATCTTTTTGAGACTTTGCTTTATTAGATAAAACTACAGCACCTTCAATACCTATAAATGCCCATAACATTGTTCCAAAGCTATTATTAATTTGATTAAATATAGAAGAAGTTTCACCTGTTGCCGCTAATTTTGTTGAGAAAAATATATCTTTTACAAGATCTGGATTAAAGGCAAAGATTGATAATACTGCTACTAAAAATAAAGGAATTAATTTTAAAATTGTTAAAATTGCATTTGTAAAACCTGCTGTTCTTATCCCGCTTATAATTAAGAAATGATATACCCATAATATAATACTTGAAAATATTAAAGCTATTATTTTATTTTCTGCTAAAATTGGAAAATAACCACTTAAAATTTTCATTATAACTGCGAAAAATGCAATATTACCTAGTAATGCTGACCACCAATATCCCCATGCAGAATTAAATCCTACAAACTCTCCAAATTGCTCTTTAGCATAAGAATAAATACCGCCTTCAAGTTCTGGTTTTTTGTAAGATAAAAATTGAAAAACCATAGCAAGAGAAAAAACACCAAAACCTGTAATCAACCAACCTATTAAAATAGCACCTGGATTAGCGACGCTTCCTAAATCAGCTGGCGAATTAAAGATCCCTGCTCCGATCATTGAACCTATAACTATCATAGTTAAAGCAAATAAACCTAATACCTTATTTGTCCCCACACCAACACCTCCTATTTGAATTTATATTATCCTCTATTCATAGGCATTGACATACATCTTGGCCCACCACGACCTCTTGATAATTCACTTGATGGTATCTCTATAACATTAATTCCGTTTTCTCTTAATAAAGTATTTGTCACGTAATTTCTATCATATGCTATTACAACTCCGGGTTTTATAGCTAAAACATTTGACCCATCATTCCATTGTTCTCTTTTTGCGGCAATTTCATCTTCTCCACCACATTTCAATATTTTAACTTCACCATTATTAAGATATTTTTGCAATATTTTTTCTAAAGATGTTTTTTCCTCAATTACTTCTAAATCTTTATCTCCTTTTTTAATTACATAAACTAATAAACTTGATTCTAATTTAGAATGAGCTAAAAACTTATCTGTATCCACCATTGTAAATATTGTATCTAAATGCATATAAGCTCTTTTCTTAGGAATATTTATAGCTAATATTGTTTCAAAGCTTTCATCTGTTTCAAAGAATAATTTCTTAGCCAATATTTCAACAGCCTCCGGCTCAGTTCTTTGAGATATTCCTATAGCTAATACTTTATCTGTTAATATTAAAATATCTCCACCCTCTATTGCAAAATGATTATTCATATCATAATATACTGGAGTATTTTTAAAATCCCTATTATACTTTATCACATATTTCATAAATAATGATTCTCTTCTTCTAGCTTTTGTTCTCATTTTATTAATAACTATGCCTATACCAACAAAAGCTATAGGATCTCTCTGGAAATATAGGTTAGGTAAAGGTAATAAATAAAACTGTTTGTTCATTCTAACTTTTGTAGAAAATGTTTCTTTTTTTAATTTAAATTCATTTATTCTTATTCCGCTAACAATCTTATTTATCATATTTTTTGTATCAAAACTCAACAAATAATCTTTTAAAGCATCTAAAATATATTTATTTTTCACTTCGCTTAATTGCAAATATTCATTTATAAACTCTTTTTTTATTTCATCTTTGCTCAAAGCTGTAGATAATAAATCGGTAATGTATTCAACATGTATACCATTTGTTCTTAATACATCAGCAAAATAATCATGTTCCTGTTGTGCTTTTTTTAAATAAGGTATATCTTCGAATAATAATTCTTCTAATAAATCTGGTTCCATATTTTCTAATTCTAACCCGGGTCTGTGTAATAATACTCTTTTTAATTCTTTCACTTCCGAATATACATTTATACTCATCTTAAACCCTCCCATTATAATTTTTAAATCAGTAATATTATACTTTATATAACAAAAAAATAAAAACTCGAAATTTCTTGAATTTTTATAAGTATGATAAATTTTTCACGGTTATGAGAATTTATTATAAGTATGCGTGAGTATGCTTCATAAAACAATGAAAATTTTTTCAATAATAATGTTATGAAATTTTCTATCAACACCCGATGTTGCAAACGGGTAATAAGTTCTTAATCGTTAGGTAATTGACAGAAAAGTTTTTATCTGGTATAATAACCCACGGATGAGTTGCCGACGTAGCTCAATTGGCAGAGCGGCTGACTTGTAATCAGCAGGTTGGGGGTTCAAGTCCCTTCGTCGGCTCCATATTTTTTTAATTTTTTTACTTACCGGTGGTGAGGTGCCCGAGTGGCCAAAGGGGGCGGACTGTAAATCCGCTGGCGGATTGCCTTCGAAGGTTCGAATCCTTCCCTCACCACCATTTCATTAATTATAATGTTATGTGAGGTGAATAAAATGGCAGCAAAAAGTCCTGTTTTAACCGTATCTTTAAAATGTACAGAATGCAATAGAAGAAATTACTACAAACAAAGAAAAAGAACATTTAAAAAGAAATTAGAATTCAAAAAATATTGTCCTCACTGTAATAAACATACTTTACATGTTGAATCAAAAATATAAATTGTGAAGTTTTCTAAAAAAGAAAATCAACCCCCTAATTTAGGGGGTTATGATTAAATCTTGGGGGTGTTTTGATGTCAAAATTTTGGTTGTTTTTAAGTTCAGTTATGCAAGAATCAAAAAAAGTAAAATGGCCTAACAAGAAAGAAGCAATGACCTCAACTTTAATAGTATTAGCTATTATAATATTCGTGTCTTTGTATTTGTTCATTGCTGATTACGGGTTATTAA containing:
- a CDS encoding ABC transporter ATP-binding protein, which produces MIKARNLVRKFGDFTAVNNINLDIKPGEIYGFLGPNGAGKTTTIRMLTGTLQPSDGNIEILGMNMKTHEIKIKANIGVVPDEPKMYENLKGSEFIEFIMDIYEVRKDDAKKRLDEICDAFEIDYLDSFIGDYSHGMKQKLMVASVLMRKPKVIFLDEPTVGLDAKSAKILKMLIEKYAHEGATIFMTTHILEIAEKMCDRIGIISSGNLIAEGTLEELKSLSKTGEKQTLEDLFLELTGAGELDDIIKEL
- a CDS encoding LytR/AlgR family response regulator transcription factor; translated protein: MIKCIIIEDEERALNRLKKMLENFESIEIIGESKNGDEAIDLIEEKRPDLLFLDINLPEKSGFEILKNLSYEPLVIFITAYQEYAIKAFEENAIDYLLKPFDLKRLKIAIDRTTERKKLLTKKILDNINIQYINKFSVKDRDIILIIPETDVYYFKAEDKYVFLCTKNQEYYYDDTLKNLEMKLDPEKFIRIHKSYIVSIEHIKKFKKFFVRDYILELDNGTELKIGRSHLNYIKNKFNF
- a CDS encoding sensor histidine kinase, which codes for MKNKKLHIILVENQISSIFILILIYIFSPYFNFWHGLIIAEIFSNSIGIIYFLLEKLLYSFIKIEIQFLRKILQFLILIFSFFSGIVISEYIMSNLLSFNLSPSYKYLFLIVNIILIFLIVSIILIYRKLRIKIIENEKLKSEKLKSELIALRAKLNPHFLFNTLNAIIDLAYESPEKVEQIIINLSDIYRKILYSSDKDFCTVEDELNIVTKYLEIEKVRLGDRLKYYINIDKKTLNYKIPTLIIEPLVENAIIHGIAPKKNGGFININIHLKNTLFIIEISDNGIGKVENIRYGFGISSVINRLNLIYKNNANFNIYQNNPSGIKVIISIQNMGEI
- a CDS encoding CehA/McbA family metallohydrolase; translated protein: MKRYYVLIFLIINSILIFSFPNDLILLFGNPHSHTSFSDGEPGTIPEDAYKYARDVANIDFLAVTDHAYYFEAKYNNRDKFEVMKEMAEKETTKNFVALAGFEWTSGSGHINVFQANTWTSRNVKTTTEEFYNWLVNEKAVAQFNHPISMFGIFKNFEYYPEVDQYINLIEVGNGSWSKNDTINDEMFSNYILALKKGWHVGATVGQDNHAANWGTGNDSRTALWVKSRTKKEILNSFFNRKTYGTEDKNVKLWIETNKAMMGDIYYYNSIPENIKLNVYYKDPDKENVKKLKIYTPNNLYVFDNLPFEFEKEIEIPIDSPYFFVFASLEQEDGDKVVSTAIWYESKDGIRLFDLPKTVMYKNSGNNYNFYLYNVLNKKSSADIKIYIDDSLKYDNKINLSSFEKRMINTMLKTPDKDKINLKIYINNLLWYENDIILKDKIIISAIDINPEIFKGKYTIKNNLSENSYIILISSSALKDEIMYNKIVELSKNKRIGIVLDEINENLLNLIPTKYEITTEKFNNKILNKLYFNNGFKILFKGKERGFILNKNYVIFTGNPFESAENEVFLKKLLKIK
- a CDS encoding basic amino acid/polyamine antiporter, producing MGTNKVLGLFALTMIVIGSMIGAGIFNSPADLGSVANPGAILIGWLITGFGVFSLAMVFQFLSYKKPELEGGIYSYAKEQFGEFVGFNSAWGYWWSALLGNIAFFAVIMKILSGYFPILAENKIIALIFSSIILWVYHFLIISGIRTAGFTNAILTILKLIPLFLVAVLSIFAFNPDLVKDIFFSTKLAATGETSSIFNQINNSFGTMLWAFIGIEGAVVLSNKAKSQKDVGKATVIGFLITLVIYISVSVFTMGVVPPSELVDSTSPLGTVLSKIIGKPGQYILDFGFLFSVFGALLSWLLLTAEIPYIAAVKDNVFPKKFSEQNEHATPVFSLTVTNIITQIFLLSLLSDTLQNVYNTIFYIATTTILLPYLFSAIFGVKIAREENSGLYKFFGWIAVIYTAWVIYAVGWIYIITALVIYSFGIFAYPVAKREKGEMLSGMQKTIYGIMWSVSVVVIILVATGKLVV
- the arcA gene encoding arginine deiminase, giving the protein MSINVYSEVKELKRVLLHRPGLELENMEPDLLEELLFEDIPYLKKAQQEHDYFADVLRTNGIHVEYITDLLSTALSKDEIKKEFINEYLQLSEVKNKYILDALKDYLLSFDTKNMINKIVSGIRINEFKLKKETFSTKVRMNKQFYLLPLPNLYFQRDPIAFVGIGIVINKMRTKARRRESLFMKYVIKYNRDFKNTPVYYDMNNHFAIEGGDILILTDKVLAIGISQRTEPEAVEILAKKLFFETDESFETILAINIPKKRAYMHLDTIFTMVDTDKFLAHSKLESSLLVYVIKKGDKDLEVIEEKTSLEKILQKYLNNGEVKILKCGGEDEIAAKREQWNDGSNVLAIKPGVVIAYDRNYVTNTLLRENGINVIEIPSSELSRGRGGPRCMSMPMNRG
- the rpmG gene encoding 50S ribosomal protein L33, with product MAAKSPVLTVSLKCTECNRRNYYKQRKRTFKKKLEFKKYCPHCNKHTLHVESKI
- the secE gene encoding preprotein translocase subunit SecE codes for the protein MSKFWLFLSSVMQESKKVKWPNKKEAMTSTLIVLAIIIFVSLYLFIADYGLLNLFSKVIYPIIGIKSGLGTSASQ